One window from the genome of Rhodocyclaceae bacterium encodes:
- a CDS encoding alpha-D-ribose 1-methylphosphonate 5-triphosphate diphosphatase, protein MNSDMVFKSARLVLGNEVVQGTLAVAGGSIAAIAAGGTSVSGTQDIDGDFLIPGLVELHTDNFERHLMPRPKVRWPALPALFAHDAELAASGITTVYDSLGVGDIDEEALRGQGWGEVIEMIDSASAADLLRVEHLLHVRCELAATNTLSLFEPFIDHPRVGLISLMDHTPGQRQWEDLEQARIYYTGKKGWSDARFDAQVVNAKQVQERYAAPHRRHFVEYARQRAIALASHDDTLPEHVDEAHADGVAICEFPTREGSARAAHAFGMSVLMGAPNVVRGGSHSGNVAAIELARLGLLDILSSDYIPVSLLMAAFRLVDDAGFDIPQAVNLVTRNPARSVALDDRGEIAIGKRADLVQVRLVEGQAGRMHPVVRAVWRSGRRVV, encoded by the coding sequence ATGAACAGTGACATGGTTTTCAAGAGTGCCCGGCTCGTACTCGGCAACGAGGTCGTACAGGGCACGCTGGCGGTGGCCGGCGGCAGCATCGCGGCGATCGCCGCCGGCGGCACCAGCGTCTCCGGCACGCAGGACATCGATGGCGACTTCCTCATCCCGGGCCTGGTCGAACTGCATACCGACAACTTCGAGCGGCACCTGATGCCGCGTCCGAAGGTCCGCTGGCCGGCCCTGCCTGCGCTGTTTGCCCATGACGCGGAACTGGCCGCCTCCGGCATCACCACGGTCTACGACTCGCTGGGCGTGGGCGATATCGATGAAGAAGCGCTGCGTGGCCAGGGCTGGGGCGAAGTGATCGAGATGATCGACAGCGCCAGCGCAGCCGACCTGCTGCGCGTGGAGCACCTGCTGCACGTACGCTGCGAACTCGCGGCGACCAACACCCTGTCGCTGTTCGAGCCCTTCATCGACCACCCGCGCGTGGGCCTGATCTCGCTGATGGACCACACGCCTGGCCAACGCCAGTGGGAAGACCTCGAGCAGGCACGCATCTACTACACGGGCAAGAAGGGATGGTCCGACGCCAGGTTCGATGCGCAGGTGGTCAACGCGAAGCAGGTGCAGGAGCGCTACGCGGCCCCGCACCGCAGGCACTTCGTCGAATACGCGAGGCAGCGCGCGATCGCGCTCGCCAGCCATGACGACACACTGCCCGAACATGTCGACGAGGCCCATGCCGACGGCGTTGCCATCTGCGAATTCCCGACCCGCGAAGGCTCGGCACGGGCGGCGCACGCATTCGGCATGTCGGTGCTGATGGGTGCCCCGAACGTGGTGCGTGGCGGCTCGCATTCGGGCAACGTGGCGGCGATCGAACTGGCGCGGCTCGGCCTGCTCGACATCCTGTCCTCTGACTACATCCCGGTCAGCCTGCTGATGGCCGCGTTCCGGCTGGTCGACGATGCCGGCTTCGACATCCCGCAGGCCGTCAATCTGGTGACGCGGAACCCGGCCCGGTCGGTCGCGCTCGACGATCGGGGCGAGATCGCCATCGGCAAGCGGGCCGATCTGGTGCAGGTCAGGCTGGTCGAAGGGCAAGCGGGCCGCATGCACCCGGTCGTACGCGCGGTCTGGCGATCGGGCCGCAGAGTGGTGTGA
- the phnL gene encoding phosphonate C-P lyase system protein PhnL, giving the protein MPAVGVRPVLRASGLSKRFVLHNQGGVELPVLEGVAFEAFPGECIALDGPSGAGKSTLLKLIYANYRASTGSVHVRHDDGEQAGTEVDVTRASAQTLLAIRRSTIGYVSQFLRTVPRVGSLDVVAEPLLTGAGADSDALRDAHRQAQDLLLRLRIPQRLWHVAPATFSGGEQQRINLARSFVRDWPVLLLDEPTASLDAGNSATVVALINEVRKRGTTVIGIFHDAHIREQVATRVLDMGCFQPGPRSR; this is encoded by the coding sequence ATGCCCGCTGTCGGCGTGAGACCCGTGCTCCGTGCCTCCGGCCTGTCGAAGCGGTTCGTCCTGCACAACCAGGGAGGCGTCGAACTTCCTGTACTGGAAGGCGTCGCGTTCGAGGCCTTCCCCGGCGAATGCATCGCCCTGGACGGACCTTCAGGCGCAGGCAAGAGCACGCTTCTGAAACTGATCTATGCGAACTATCGCGCGAGCACCGGGTCGGTCCATGTGCGGCACGACGACGGGGAGCAGGCCGGCACCGAGGTCGATGTGACCCGGGCCAGTGCCCAGACCCTGCTGGCCATACGCCGTTCCACGATCGGCTACGTCAGCCAGTTCCTGCGCACGGTGCCGCGCGTGGGTTCGCTCGACGTGGTGGCTGAACCGCTACTGACCGGCGCGGGGGCAGACTCCGACGCACTGCGCGACGCACACCGGCAGGCGCAGGACCTGCTGCTGCGCCTGCGCATACCGCAGCGCCTGTGGCACGTGGCGCCTGCCACGTTCTCCGGTGGCGAGCAGCAGCGCATCAACCTCGCCCGCAGCTTCGTGCGCGACTGGCCCGTGCTGCTGCTCGACGAGCCGACCGCGTCGCTCGACGCGGGCAACAGCGCGACCGTCGTGGCGCTGATCAACGAGGTACGAAAGCGCGGTACGACCGTGATCGGGATCTTCCACGATGCCCACATCCGCGAGCAGGTCGCCACGCGTGTACTCGACATGGGCTGCTTCCAGCCAGGACCGAGGTCAAGATGA
- the phnK gene encoding phosphonate C-P lyase system protein PhnK, producing MTDNPPLLRVQGVTMHYGARRAVDNVSFDLWPGEVLAVVGESGSGKTTLLNAVAARVKPDAGRVGFMTRHDGMVDVYSMSEAQRRLLARTDWGYVHQDAVQGLRMNVSAGANVGERLMALGERHYGRIRTEAANWLQRVEMDAGRIDDTPATFSGGMRQRLQIARNLVTRPRLVFMDEPTSGLDVSVQAKLLDLLRTLTRGLSLAAIVVTHDLAVARLLAHRMMVMKEGRVVETGLTDQVLDDPQHPYTQLLVSSVLQP from the coding sequence ATGACCGATAACCCCCCGCTGCTTCGCGTCCAGGGCGTCACGATGCACTACGGTGCCCGGCGGGCCGTGGACAATGTCTCGTTCGACCTGTGGCCGGGCGAGGTACTCGCGGTGGTCGGCGAGTCCGGCTCCGGCAAGACGACCCTGCTCAATGCAGTCGCGGCGCGCGTGAAACCGGATGCCGGGCGGGTCGGATTCATGACCCGGCACGATGGCATGGTCGACGTGTATTCGATGTCCGAAGCCCAGCGCCGCTTGCTGGCCCGCACCGACTGGGGCTACGTGCACCAGGATGCGGTACAGGGCCTGCGCATGAACGTCTCCGCCGGGGCGAATGTCGGCGAGCGGCTGATGGCCCTGGGCGAGCGACACTACGGCCGCATCCGCACCGAGGCGGCCAACTGGCTGCAGCGGGTCGAGATGGACGCGGGACGGATCGACGATACGCCGGCCACCTTCTCCGGGGGCATGCGCCAGCGCCTGCAGATTGCACGCAACCTCGTCACGCGGCCCCGGCTGGTGTTCATGGACGAGCCCACCTCGGGACTGGACGTGAGCGTCCAGGCCAAGCTGCTCGATCTGTTGCGCACGCTCACCCGCGGCCTGTCGCTGGCAGCGATCGTGGTCACGCATGACCTCGCCGTGGCGCGGCTGCTGGCGCACCGGATGATGGTGATGAAGGAGGGCCGCGTCGTGGAGACCGGCCTGACCGACCAGGTTCTCGACGATCCCCAGCACCCGTACACGCAGTTGCTGGTGTCCTCGGTGCTGCAGCCATGA
- a CDS encoding alpha-D-ribose 1-methylphosphonate 5-phosphate C-P-lyase PhnJ produces the protein MKVSDLPPPVERDANFNFAYLDERTKRMIRRAILKAVAIPGYQVPFGSREMPLPYGWGTGGIQVTASIIGPDDVLKVIDQGADDTVNAVNIRRFFQRTTAVAVTSVTTEATIIQTRHRIPETPLQDGQVLVYQVPLPEPLQKLEPREAETRVMHGLADYGLMHVKLYEDIARFGHIATTYDYPVMVDGRFLMAPSPIPKFDNPKMHMNPALQLFGAGREKRIYAIPPWTSVESLAFDDHPFEVQRWTEPCALCGATDSFLDEVITDDSGGHMFVCSDTDHCRLNRQDDDR, from the coding sequence ATGAAGGTCAGCGACCTGCCGCCGCCCGTCGAGCGCGATGCGAACTTCAACTTCGCCTACCTGGACGAACGCACGAAGCGGATGATCCGCCGCGCGATCCTGAAAGCCGTCGCGATTCCGGGCTACCAGGTGCCGTTCGGTTCGCGCGAGATGCCCCTGCCCTACGGCTGGGGGACCGGCGGCATCCAGGTGACCGCATCCATCATCGGTCCGGACGATGTCCTCAAGGTGATCGACCAGGGTGCCGACGACACCGTCAACGCCGTGAACATCCGGCGTTTCTTCCAGCGCACGACGGCCGTGGCGGTGACCTCGGTCACGACCGAGGCGACGATCATCCAGACCCGGCACCGGATTCCGGAAACACCGCTGCAGGATGGACAGGTCCTCGTCTACCAGGTGCCGTTGCCGGAGCCGCTGCAGAAGCTGGAGCCACGCGAGGCCGAGACCCGCGTGATGCACGGCCTGGCCGACTACGGGCTCATGCATGTGAAGCTCTACGAAGATATCGCGCGCTTCGGCCATATCGCCACCACCTACGACTATCCCGTGATGGTCGATGGCCGGTTCCTGATGGCGCCGTCGCCGATCCCGAAGTTCGACAACCCCAAGATGCACATGAACCCGGCGTTGCAACTGTTCGGGGCCGGGCGCGAGAAACGCATCTACGCGATACCACCCTGGACCAGCGTCGAGAGCCTCGCCTTCGACGACCACCCGTTCGAAGTACAGCGCTGGACCGAGCCATGTGCACTGTGCGGTGCGACCGACAGCTTCCTCGACGAGGTGATCACCGACGACAGCGGTGGGCACATGTTCGTCTGTTCCGACACCGATCATTGCAGACTCAACAGGCAGGACGATGACCGATAA
- a CDS encoding carbon-phosphorus lyase complex subunit PhnI produces the protein MYVAVKGGERAILNSYALLAQARRGDASVPELTLDQIQQQLRLSVDRVMCEGSVYDPELAALAIKQAAGDLVEAIFLLRAYRATLPRLGYSRPLDTADMRLWRRISATFKDLPGGQVLGPTYDYTQRLLDFTLAASGEAHASPVASPQPEAGPVPRVVDLLGNEGLIESHEPSPGDPEPVDLTRVPISFPADRAARLQNLARGDEGFLLAMGYSTQRGYANSHPFAGEIRFGLVDVEIEPEELGFPVSIGEIEITECQMVNQFAGSKTEAPKFTRGYGLAFGASERKAMGMALVDRALRASELGEAADSPAQMQEFVLSHTDNLEASGFVQHLKLPHYVDFQSELELVRKMRAAMPEAGSEAA, from the coding sequence GTGTACGTTGCAGTCAAGGGTGGCGAACGCGCGATCCTCAATTCCTATGCGCTGCTCGCGCAGGCGCGCCGCGGCGATGCCTCGGTGCCGGAGTTGACCCTGGATCAGATCCAGCAGCAGTTGCGGCTGTCGGTCGATCGCGTGATGTGCGAAGGGTCGGTCTACGATCCCGAACTGGCCGCGCTGGCGATCAAGCAGGCCGCCGGTGACCTGGTGGAAGCGATCTTCCTGCTCAGGGCCTATCGCGCCACGTTGCCCAGGCTCGGTTACTCGCGGCCGCTCGACACCGCCGACATGCGCCTGTGGCGAAGGATCTCTGCCACGTTCAAGGACCTGCCCGGCGGGCAGGTCCTCGGGCCCACCTACGACTACACCCAGCGCCTGCTCGACTTCACGCTGGCAGCCTCGGGCGAGGCACACGCGAGTCCCGTGGCTTCGCCGCAGCCGGAGGCAGGGCCGGTACCCCGCGTGGTCGATCTGCTCGGCAACGAGGGGCTGATCGAAAGCCACGAACCCTCGCCCGGCGATCCGGAGCCGGTCGACCTCACCCGCGTACCCATCAGCTTCCCCGCGGACCGTGCCGCGCGGCTGCAGAACCTGGCGCGCGGCGACGAAGGCTTCCTGCTCGCGATGGGTTACTCGACGCAGCGCGGCTATGCGAACTCGCACCCGTTTGCCGGGGAGATCCGCTTCGGACTGGTCGACGTCGAGATCGAGCCCGAGGAACTCGGCTTTCCGGTGTCGATCGGGGAGATCGAGATCACCGAATGCCAGATGGTCAACCAGTTCGCCGGATCGAAGACCGAAGCGCCGAAGTTCACCCGAGGCTACGGGCTCGCCTTCGGCGCGAGCGAACGCAAGGCGATGGGCATGGCGCTGGTCGACCGGGCGCTGCGCGCCTCCGAACTCGGCGAGGCCGCCGATTCGCCCGCCCAGATGCAGGAGTTCGTGCTCTCCCACACCGACAACCTCGAGGCCTCCGGATTCGTGCAACACCTGAAGCTGCCTCATTACGTCGACTTCCAGTCGGAGCTCGAGCTGGTGCGCAAGATGCGCGCAGCGATGCCGGAAGCCGGTTCGGAGGCGGCATGA
- the phnH gene encoding phosphonate C-P lyase system protein PhnH has translation MNASIDLSGLGAGFEDASIGSQTVFRHCLDALSHPGKVIAVEPSLALSTPAGMHRPAAAILLALLDQDTRLWLSPALRGGNAGSFLRFHTGCTIVETPASADFGLVASGADLPSLSDFEAGSESYPDRSATLVVQCAALTAAGGWTLTGPGIRERARLSAEGIGSTFASQWAANRAGFPCGVDVFFASADALAALPRTTRLEG, from the coding sequence ATGAACGCTTCGATCGACCTGTCCGGGCTCGGCGCCGGATTCGAAGATGCCTCGATCGGCAGCCAGACGGTCTTCCGCCATTGCCTGGATGCCCTGTCGCATCCCGGAAAGGTGATCGCGGTGGAGCCGTCTCTTGCGCTGTCCACGCCCGCCGGGATGCACCGCCCCGCTGCGGCCATCCTGCTTGCACTGCTCGACCAGGACACGCGGCTGTGGCTGTCGCCGGCGCTGCGCGGCGGCAACGCCGGCTCATTCCTTCGTTTCCATACCGGGTGCACGATCGTGGAGACGCCGGCGTCGGCCGACTTCGGGCTCGTCGCCAGCGGCGCCGATCTGCCGTCCCTCTCGGACTTCGAAGCCGGCAGCGAATCGTATCCGGATCGTTCGGCCACGCTGGTCGTTCAGTGCGCTGCGCTGACTGCCGCTGGCGGCTGGACCCTGACCGGCCCGGGCATCCGGGAACGTGCACGGCTGTCGGCAGAAGGTATCGGCAGCACCTTCGCCAGCCAGTGGGCTGCAAACCGCGCCGGCTTCCCGTGCGGTGTCGATGTGTTCTTCGCCAGTGCCGATGCGCTGGCTGCACTGCCGCGCACGACGCGGCTGGAAGGCTGA
- the phnG gene encoding phosphonate C-P lyase system protein PhnG, producing MLQSVDGSPEVNGRRHWMGLLARAALDELEQGIGALPPPAHEWLRRPETGLFMLRGRIGGTGDRFNLGEVTVTRCALRLATGETGVAYVRGRSHRHAELAALADALLQSPLHREAAQQTLIAPLERSAESARMRMQQQAQSTRVEFFTVAREASA from the coding sequence ATGTTGCAATCGGTTGACGGGTCCCCGGAAGTGAACGGACGGCGTCACTGGATGGGCCTGCTGGCTCGTGCAGCCCTCGATGAACTCGAGCAGGGCATCGGCGCCCTGCCCCCCCCGGCCCATGAATGGCTGCGCCGGCCCGAGACGGGTCTGTTCATGCTGCGCGGCAGGATCGGTGGCACCGGGGACAGGTTCAACCTCGGCGAAGTAACCGTCACGCGCTGTGCGTTGCGCCTCGCTACCGGCGAGACCGGCGTGGCCTATGTGCGAGGCCGCTCGCACCGGCATGCCGAACTCGCCGCGCTCGCAGACGCACTGCTGCAGTCACCCCTGCATCGGGAGGCCGCGCAGCAGACGCTGATCGCTCCGCTCGAACGTTCTGCGGAAAGCGCCCGCATGCGCATGCAGCAGCAGGCGCAGTCGACACGCGTCGAGTTCTTCACCGTGGCGCGGGAGGCCAGCGCATGA
- a CDS encoding DUF1045 domain-containing protein, whose amino-acid sequence MTDARHRYAIYFAPDPHCGWGQFGSTWLGRCAADGLPRVPFKVRSAGELEIEQMTAAPRRYGFHATLKPPFRLADGKDRESLVQALHAEFETCEAFDLPPLEPRCLEDFIALVPLEGDPRNDDVAAIAARCVMAFDAWRAPLNAAEIARRAVDPADTRASELLSRWGYPWVLDRFRFHLSLTGALDPGQAARSGPLLEDIARLLPAVPMRFDAVCLFEEAQPGLPLRLVERIGFRA is encoded by the coding sequence ATGACGGATGCGCGACATCGCTACGCGATCTACTTCGCGCCCGACCCGCATTGCGGATGGGGTCAGTTCGGAAGCACCTGGCTCGGCCGCTGTGCGGCCGATGGCCTGCCGCGCGTCCCGTTCAAGGTACGCAGCGCCGGTGAACTGGAGATCGAGCAGATGACTGCGGCACCGCGCCGATACGGGTTCCATGCCACGCTGAAGCCGCCGTTCAGGCTTGCCGATGGCAAGGACCGCGAATCACTCGTGCAGGCACTGCATGCCGAGTTCGAAACCTGCGAGGCTTTCGATCTGCCACCGCTCGAACCGCGGTGCCTGGAGGACTTCATCGCTCTGGTGCCCCTGGAGGGAGATCCGCGCAACGATGACGTGGCGGCGATCGCTGCCCGCTGCGTGATGGCCTTCGATGCGTGGCGCGCGCCGCTCAACGCAGCGGAGATCGCACGCCGTGCCGTGGATCCCGCGGATACCCGCGCATCCGAACTGTTGTCGCGATGGGGCTATCCGTGGGTGCTCGATCGCTTCCGCTTCCATCTCTCGCTAACCGGTGCGCTCGACCCCGGTCAGGCCGCCCGATCAGGTCCGCTGCTCGAGGACATCGCGCGCCTGCTGCCTGCCGTTCCGATGCGCTTCGATGCCGTCTGCCTGTTCGAAGAAGCGCAGCCCGGCCTGCCTCTGCGGCTCGTCGAGCGCATCGGATTCCGGGCATGA
- the phnN gene encoding phosphonate metabolism protein/1,5-bisphosphokinase (PRPP-forming) PhnN → MNGRLVLVVGPSGAGKDSVIDWASARLAAAEVAHVRFARRTINRPEDAGGERHVAVDDETFDRMREAGAFALWWRANGHAYGIGVEIVEWLAAGYTVVVSGSRAGLRDAAARFPGLEVVTITAPEALLRQRLLERGRESPYEVDARLERARSVTVAPDLPGITIINDRTLEEAGAVLLDCLLRPPYVDRLARNASTTFAVASGSVPAA, encoded by the coding sequence ATGAACGGGCGCCTGGTGCTGGTGGTCGGTCCGTCGGGTGCCGGCAAGGACAGCGTGATCGACTGGGCAAGCGCGCGCCTGGCAGCCGCAGAGGTCGCGCACGTACGCTTCGCCCGGCGCACCATCAACCGCCCCGAAGATGCGGGGGGCGAACGGCATGTCGCCGTCGATGACGAAACGTTCGATCGGATGCGCGAGGCTGGGGCTTTCGCACTCTGGTGGCGGGCGAACGGACATGCCTACGGCATCGGCGTCGAGATCGTCGAGTGGCTTGCCGCCGGATACACCGTGGTAGTCAGCGGCTCACGTGCCGGATTGCGCGACGCGGCCGCGCGCTTCCCGGGACTTGAAGTGGTCACCATCACCGCCCCGGAAGCCCTGCTGCGCCAGCGGCTGCTCGAGCGCGGACGCGAATCGCCGTACGAGGTCGATGCGCGGCTTGAACGCGCACGCAGCGTGACGGTCGCCCCGGATCTGCCGGGCATCACGATCATCAACGACCGGACGCTCGAGGAAGCCGGTGCGGTTCTGCTCGATTGCCTGCTGCGGCCTCCCTACGTCGACCGACTCGCCAGGAACGCCAGCACCACCTTCGCCGTCGCATCCGGATCGGTGCCGGCGGCGTGA